Proteins encoded by one window of Vespula pensylvanica isolate Volc-1 chromosome 6, ASM1446617v1, whole genome shotgun sequence:
- the LOC122630198 gene encoding cyclin-C → MAGNFWQSSHHQQWLLDKQDLVRERQHDLSILTEEEYQKLFIFFSNLIQVLGEQLKLRQQVIATATVYFKRFYARNSLKCIDPLLLAPTSVFLASKVEEFGVISNTRLITTCQTVVKNKFNYAYSQEFPYRTNHILECEFYLLEHLDCCLIVYQPYRPLLILIQDVGPDDQLLTLAWRIINDSLRTDVCLLYPPYQIAIGCLQIACVILQKDLKSWFAELNADMEKIQEIARYIINLYELWKTYDEKKEIQGLLSKMPKPKAAPQR, encoded by the exons tcAACAGTGGTTACTTGATAAACAAGATTTAGTGCGCGAACGACAACATGATTTGTCTATTTTaacagaagaagaatatcaaaagctttttatctttttttctaacc TTATTCAAGTGTTAGGtgaacaattaaaattaagacAACAAGTAATTGCAACAGCAAcagtatattttaaaagattctaTGCTCGCAATAGTTTAAAATGTATCGATCCTTTATTATTAGCCCCAACATCCGTCTTTTTAGCTTCAAAGGTTGAAGAGTTTGGAGTTATTTCTAACACAAGGTTAATAACAACTTGCCAAACAGtag tgaaaaacaaatttaattatgcATACTCTCAAGAATTTCCGTATCGTACAAATCATATTCTTGAATGtgaattttatcttttggAGCATTTAGATTGTTGTTTAATCGTATATCAACCGTACAGACctcttttaattcttattcAAGATGTAGGGCCAGATGATCAACTATTAACATTAGCTTGGcgtattattaatgatagtTTACGTACAGATGTGTGTCTTCTTTATCCACCATATCAAATAGCCATTG GATGTCTGCAGATTGCATgtgtaatattacaaaaagatcTCAAATCATGGTTTGCAGAATTAAATGCAGACATggaaaaaattcaagaaatagctcgttatatcataaatttatatgaattatggAAAACGtatgatgaaaaaaaggaaatacaagGGCTATTGTCTAAAATGCCTAAACCAAAAGCAGCACCACAGCGCTGA
- the LOC122630194 gene encoding general transcription factor IIH subunit 4 isoform X1: MSNAISGKNLLRPTGLQCKNLHEYLKSRPPEVLSKLYHNPPICLAVFRELPVIAKHYIMRLLFVEQAVPQAVIASWCSKLYLEDHQKVVVILKELNIWRETSLPGGLPGWIVHASFKKNLKIVLLGGGKPWTMSNQLETDSKPRDVAFLDAYALERWECVLHYMVGSQQQEGISADAVRILLHAGLMKRDEADGSPVITQAGFQFLLLDTASQVWYFILQYLDTIEARGLNLVECLTFLFQLNFSTLGKDYSTEGMSEGLLTFLQHLREFGLVYQRKRKAGRFYPTRLALNIATGQNKPLAKESGKEGYIVVETNYRVYAYTNSNLQVALLGLFCEMLYRFPNLVVSILTRDSVRQALKSGITAAQIIGYLQQHAHNKMLEAGPPTLPPTIVDQIKLWENERNRFLFSEGVLYSQFLSQTDFEVLRNHALSTGVLIWQNDRKRTMVVTKAGHDDVKKFWKRYSKGSS; the protein is encoded by the exons ATGTCAAACGCGATAAGTGGAAAGAATTTGTTACGTCCTACCGGATTACAATGCAAAAATCTACACGAATATTTAAAGTCACGTCCTCCAGAAGtattaagtaaattatatcataatcCGCCTATATGTTTGGCTGTGTTTCGTGAACTGCCTGTGATAGCAAAACACTATATCATGAGATTATTATTCGTCGAACAGGCAGTTCCACAGGCAGTAATTGCTTCTTGGTGTTCTAAACTTTACCTTGAAGATCATCAGAAAGTAgttgtaattttaaaagaattaaatatatggAGAGAAACATCTTTACCTGGAGGATTACCAGGTTGGATTGTTCATGcctctttcaaaaaaaatttgaaaattgttcTATTGGGAGGTGGTAAACCATGGACAATGTCGAATCAATTAGAAACTGATAGTAAACCTAGAGACGTAGCATTTTTAGATGCATATGCATTAGAAAGATGGGAATGTGTTTTACATTATATGGTTGGTTCTCAGCAACAAGAag gTATCTCGGCTGATGCTGTGAGAATACTTTTACACGCCGGTTTAATGAAACGAGACGAAGCTGATGGAAGTCCAGTTATTACACAAGCAGGTTTTCAATTCTTATTGTTAGATACTGCATCACAAGTATGGTATTTTATTCTCCAATATTTAGATACGATAGAAGCAAGAGGGCTTAATTTAGTTGAGTGCCTtacatttctatttcaattaaatttttcaacacTTGGTAAAGATTATAGTACTGAAGGCATGTCGGAAGGTTTATTAACATTTCTACAACATCTAAGAGAGTTTGGACTTGTTTATCAACGTAAACGAAAAGCTGGAAG aTTTTACCCTACGCGTTTAGCATTAAACATAGCTACTGGACAAAATAAACCATTAGCTAAGGAAAGTGGAAAAGAAGGATATATAGTAGTTGAAACTAATTACAGAGTATATGCTTATACTAATTCAAATTTGCAAGTTGCTTTGCTTGGATTATTTTGTGAAATGTTATATAG ATTCCCAAACTTAGTGGTTTCAATATTAACAAGAGATTCAGTAAGGCAAGCTTTGAAAAGTGGAATTACTGCAGCACAGATCATAGg TTATTTACAGCAGCATGCAcataataaaatgttagaGGCAGGCCCACCTACATTGCCTCCAACTATTGTggatcaaattaaattatgggaaaacgaaagaaatagatttttGTTTAGTGAAGGAGTCCTATATAGtcaatttctttctcaaacTGATTTTGAAGTGCTTAGGAATCATGCACTTTCTACAGGTGTTCTGATCTGGCAAAATGACAG aaAACGAACAATGGTGGTAACAAAAGCGGGCCATGATGATGTGAAAAAGTTTTGGAAAAGATATTCAAAAGGTTcctcttaa
- the LOC122630194 gene encoding general transcription factor IIH subunit 4 isoform X2 translates to MSNAISGKNLLRPTGLQCKNLHEYLKSRPPEVLSKLYHNPPICLAVFRELPVIAKHYIMRLLFVEQAVPQAVIASWCSKLYLEDHQKVVVILKELNIWRETSLPGGLPGWIVHASFKKNLKIVLLGGGKPWTMSNQLETDSKPRDVAFLDAYALERWECVLHYMVGSQQQEGISADAVRILLHAGLMKRDEADGSPVITQAGFQFLLLDTASQVWYFILQYLDTIEARGLNLVECLTFLFQLNFSTLGKDYSTEGMSEGLLTFLQHLREFGLVYQRKRKAGRFYPTRLALNIATGQNKPLAKESGKEGYIVVETNYRVYAYTNSNLQVALLGLFCEMLYRFPNLVVSILTRDSVRQALKSGITAAQIIGSMHIIKC, encoded by the exons ATGTCAAACGCGATAAGTGGAAAGAATTTGTTACGTCCTACCGGATTACAATGCAAAAATCTACACGAATATTTAAAGTCACGTCCTCCAGAAGtattaagtaaattatatcataatcCGCCTATATGTTTGGCTGTGTTTCGTGAACTGCCTGTGATAGCAAAACACTATATCATGAGATTATTATTCGTCGAACAGGCAGTTCCACAGGCAGTAATTGCTTCTTGGTGTTCTAAACTTTACCTTGAAGATCATCAGAAAGTAgttgtaattttaaaagaattaaatatatggAGAGAAACATCTTTACCTGGAGGATTACCAGGTTGGATTGTTCATGcctctttcaaaaaaaatttgaaaattgttcTATTGGGAGGTGGTAAACCATGGACAATGTCGAATCAATTAGAAACTGATAGTAAACCTAGAGACGTAGCATTTTTAGATGCATATGCATTAGAAAGATGGGAATGTGTTTTACATTATATGGTTGGTTCTCAGCAACAAGAag gTATCTCGGCTGATGCTGTGAGAATACTTTTACACGCCGGTTTAATGAAACGAGACGAAGCTGATGGAAGTCCAGTTATTACACAAGCAGGTTTTCAATTCTTATTGTTAGATACTGCATCACAAGTATGGTATTTTATTCTCCAATATTTAGATACGATAGAAGCAAGAGGGCTTAATTTAGTTGAGTGCCTtacatttctatttcaattaaatttttcaacacTTGGTAAAGATTATAGTACTGAAGGCATGTCGGAAGGTTTATTAACATTTCTACAACATCTAAGAGAGTTTGGACTTGTTTATCAACGTAAACGAAAAGCTGGAAG aTTTTACCCTACGCGTTTAGCATTAAACATAGCTACTGGACAAAATAAACCATTAGCTAAGGAAAGTGGAAAAGAAGGATATATAGTAGTTGAAACTAATTACAGAGTATATGCTTATACTAATTCAAATTTGCAAGTTGCTTTGCTTGGATTATTTTGTGAAATGTTATATAG ATTCCCAAACTTAGTGGTTTCAATATTAACAAGAGATTCAGTAAGGCAAGCTTTGAAAAGTGGAATTACTGCAGCACAGATCATAGg CAGCATGCAcataataaaatgttag
- the LOC122630194 gene encoding general transcription factor IIH subunit 4 isoform X3: MSNAISGKNLLRPTGLQCKNLHEYLKSRPPEVLSKLYHNPPICLAVFRELPVIAKHYIMRLLFVEQAVPQAVIASWCSKLYLEDHQKVVVILKELNIWRETSLPGGLPGWIVHASFKKNLKIVLLGGGKPWTMSNQLETDSKPRDVAFLDAYALERWECVLHYMVGSQQQEGISADAVRILLHAGLMKRDEADGSPVITQAGFQFLLLDTASQVWYFILQYLDTIEARGLNLVECLTFLFQLNFSTLGKDYSTEGMSEGLLTFLQHLREFGLVYQRKRKAGRFYPTRLALNIATGQNKPLAKESGKEGYIVVETNYRVYAYTNSNLQVALLGLFCEMLYRFPNLVVSILTRDSVRQALKSGITAAQIIGMHIIKC, encoded by the exons ATGTCAAACGCGATAAGTGGAAAGAATTTGTTACGTCCTACCGGATTACAATGCAAAAATCTACACGAATATTTAAAGTCACGTCCTCCAGAAGtattaagtaaattatatcataatcCGCCTATATGTTTGGCTGTGTTTCGTGAACTGCCTGTGATAGCAAAACACTATATCATGAGATTATTATTCGTCGAACAGGCAGTTCCACAGGCAGTAATTGCTTCTTGGTGTTCTAAACTTTACCTTGAAGATCATCAGAAAGTAgttgtaattttaaaagaattaaatatatggAGAGAAACATCTTTACCTGGAGGATTACCAGGTTGGATTGTTCATGcctctttcaaaaaaaatttgaaaattgttcTATTGGGAGGTGGTAAACCATGGACAATGTCGAATCAATTAGAAACTGATAGTAAACCTAGAGACGTAGCATTTTTAGATGCATATGCATTAGAAAGATGGGAATGTGTTTTACATTATATGGTTGGTTCTCAGCAACAAGAag gTATCTCGGCTGATGCTGTGAGAATACTTTTACACGCCGGTTTAATGAAACGAGACGAAGCTGATGGAAGTCCAGTTATTACACAAGCAGGTTTTCAATTCTTATTGTTAGATACTGCATCACAAGTATGGTATTTTATTCTCCAATATTTAGATACGATAGAAGCAAGAGGGCTTAATTTAGTTGAGTGCCTtacatttctatttcaattaaatttttcaacacTTGGTAAAGATTATAGTACTGAAGGCATGTCGGAAGGTTTATTAACATTTCTACAACATCTAAGAGAGTTTGGACTTGTTTATCAACGTAAACGAAAAGCTGGAAG aTTTTACCCTACGCGTTTAGCATTAAACATAGCTACTGGACAAAATAAACCATTAGCTAAGGAAAGTGGAAAAGAAGGATATATAGTAGTTGAAACTAATTACAGAGTATATGCTTATACTAATTCAAATTTGCAAGTTGCTTTGCTTGGATTATTTTGTGAAATGTTATATAG ATTCCCAAACTTAGTGGTTTCAATATTAACAAGAGATTCAGTAAGGCAAGCTTTGAAAAGTGGAATTACTGCAGCACAGATCATAGg CATGCAcataataaaatgttag